A portion of the Agrobacterium tumefaciens genome contains these proteins:
- a CDS encoding LysR family transcriptional regulator produces MNTRFLETFLWAARLNSFSAAAERLNTTQASVSNRIAALERELGVVLFTRDVRCVNLTPAGRLALQHAEKIVNLTGEFRQIVSSREALRGTVRIGAADTIVYAWLPLLIRRMNERYPGVSLDLTIDTSLKLSQRIQNGEVDVGFIMGPIMAANIYNSPLCTFESCWVGAVELPLPETGVTLEDIAHFPLLTFSTGSQPHQALRALLDSHGLSDSRIYNSNSLSIMTRLVAAAVGVGALPRVLVDGIIKSGEARILDISPSVPPLTFHTVYQERGDNAIARAIADMATEIVSETTTQWMTAAA; encoded by the coding sequence ATGAATACGCGATTTCTCGAAACTTTCCTCTGGGCTGCACGACTGAACAGCTTTTCGGCGGCCGCGGAACGGTTGAATACCACCCAGGCGTCGGTGTCCAACCGAATTGCCGCCCTCGAAAGGGAGCTTGGCGTCGTGCTTTTCACGCGCGATGTGCGCTGCGTCAACTTGACACCTGCTGGTCGTCTGGCGCTGCAGCATGCCGAAAAGATCGTCAATCTGACCGGTGAGTTCCGACAGATCGTGAGTAGCCGGGAGGCGCTGAGAGGCACCGTGCGCATCGGTGCTGCCGACACGATCGTCTATGCCTGGTTACCGCTGCTCATTCGCCGCATGAACGAACGTTACCCCGGCGTCAGCCTGGATCTGACCATCGACACCAGCCTGAAACTATCCCAGCGTATTCAAAACGGTGAGGTGGATGTCGGTTTCATCATGGGGCCGATCATGGCTGCAAATATCTACAATTCACCGCTCTGTACGTTCGAGTCCTGTTGGGTTGGCGCGGTCGAATTGCCGCTGCCGGAAACGGGCGTCACACTCGAAGATATCGCGCATTTTCCGTTACTTACCTTCTCGACAGGCTCCCAGCCACATCAGGCGTTGCGCGCGTTGCTCGATTCTCACGGGTTGTCCGACAGCCGCATCTATAATTCCAATTCGCTGTCGATCATGACCCGCCTTGTGGCCGCGGCCGTTGGGGTGGGCGCTTTGCCGCGTGTGCTGGTGGACGGCATCATCAAATCCGGTGAGGCGCGTATTCTCGACATTAGTCCGTCAGTACCGCCCCTCACATTTCACACCGTTTATCAGGAGCGTGGCGACAACGCGATTGCCCGGGCCATTGCCGATATGGCGACGGAAATCGTCAGTGAAACCACCACGCAATGGATGACGGCTGCCGCCTAA
- a CDS encoding cupin domain-containing protein translates to MPIFNISDDVDLVPAMPAEGREGGSYRRQIWQDQIENGTIVAVWKAEPGIYNYPGRDLEETFVVVEGEAMYSQAEADPVKIGPGSIISIAKGVPSRLEILSPFRKLATVIPKP, encoded by the coding sequence ATGCCGATTTTCAACATTTCCGATGACGTGGATCTTGTTCCGGCCATGCCCGCCGAAGGCCGTGAAGGTGGTTCGTATCGTCGCCAGATATGGCAGGACCAGATCGAAAATGGCACGATCGTCGCAGTCTGGAAGGCCGAGCCCGGCATCTACAACTATCCGGGTCGTGACCTCGAGGAAACTTTTGTCGTCGTTGAGGGTGAGGCAATGTATTCGCAGGCCGAAGCCGACCCGGTGAAGATCGGTCCCGGATCGATTATCAGCATCGCCAAGGGCGTGCCAAGCCGCCTCGAAATCCTGTCGCCGTTCCGCAAGCTCGCAACTGTCATCCCGAAGCCGTGA
- a CDS encoding NAD(P)/FAD-dependent oxidoreductase — translation MVSFSPFDVTLWYATAASAPHTEPLSGRVQADVCIVGAGYTGLTTALELAKTGINVVLLERQEIGFGGSGRNAGHCTPTFTHYSLPELRRMLGEPWAERLIERQTRANDRVSSMIRDYQIDCEWVQNGYVMGAPHKGAMDEIRRKVETYNAVGAKTRLLDRDEVEAVTGSPRFDGGWLHEEAGHLNPLGYARGLGRAVIQERGKIFTGSAVTGCERDITGGWKVKTDRGEVVASKVIFTTGAYTVGSWPKLDRTFKIQRVFVAATQILSEETRRTVLPQNTTIHDGRGDIYVYKYNAEGRIVASMFPMGRRGRDMAYTRQVMSERLKWLHPKLREEIRWEYFWFGELDMQYRTVPRFYGLAPGVVALTGLSGRGVPTGSMLGSILSEWALGKPENELALKLEPLKAAPFFMGFAPAMALRYYRLRDNISTKLAGAELPPHA, via the coding sequence ATGGTTTCGTTCTCACCCTTTGACGTGACATTGTGGTATGCGACCGCAGCTTCAGCACCGCATACGGAGCCTCTTTCGGGTCGCGTGCAGGCCGATGTCTGCATCGTCGGCGCGGGTTATACCGGTCTGACGACCGCATTGGAGTTGGCGAAAACCGGCATCAATGTCGTGCTTCTGGAGCGGCAGGAAATCGGCTTCGGCGGTTCGGGCCGCAATGCCGGACATTGCACCCCGACCTTTACCCATTATAGCCTGCCAGAGCTGCGCAGGATGCTGGGCGAGCCCTGGGCGGAACGGCTGATCGAACGGCAAACGCGGGCGAATGACCGCGTCTCGAGCATGATCCGCGACTATCAGATCGACTGCGAATGGGTACAGAACGGCTATGTGATGGGCGCACCGCATAAGGGCGCCATGGATGAGATCAGGCGCAAGGTCGAGACCTATAATGCTGTGGGCGCGAAAACCCGGCTGCTCGACCGTGACGAGGTGGAAGCGGTCACCGGCAGTCCGCGTTTCGACGGCGGCTGGCTGCACGAAGAGGCAGGTCACCTCAATCCGCTCGGTTACGCCCGCGGTCTCGGCCGTGCTGTCATCCAGGAGCGCGGAAAGATATTTACCGGCTCGGCGGTGACGGGTTGCGAACGCGACATAACCGGAGGCTGGAAGGTCAAGACCGATCGCGGAGAAGTGGTCGCGTCGAAAGTGATCTTTACCACTGGCGCCTATACGGTGGGTAGTTGGCCCAAGCTGGATCGGACGTTCAAGATTCAACGCGTGTTCGTGGCCGCCACGCAAATTTTGTCCGAAGAGACCCGCCGGACCGTCCTGCCGCAGAACACGACCATTCATGATGGTCGCGGCGATATCTACGTCTACAAATACAATGCCGAAGGCCGGATCGTCGCATCGATGTTTCCCATGGGACGCCGCGGCCGCGACATGGCCTATACGAGACAGGTCATGAGCGAACGGCTCAAATGGCTGCATCCAAAGCTCCGGGAAGAGATCCGCTGGGAGTATTTCTGGTTCGGCGAACTCGATATGCAATATCGCACCGTACCGCGGTTTTATGGTCTGGCGCCGGGCGTTGTGGCTTTGACCGGTCTTTCGGGCCGTGGTGTGCCGACCGGCTCGATGCTCGGTTCCATTCTTTCTGAATGGGCGCTTGGCAAGCCGGAGAACGAGCTTGCCCTGAAGCTGGAACCACTGAAGGCAGCTCCCTTCTTTATGGGTTTCGCACCCGCAATGGCGCTGCGTTACTACCGGCTGCGCGACAACATATCCACGAAACTAGCTGGGGCGGAACTGCCACCCCATGCCTGA
- a CDS encoding ABC transporter permease, giving the protein MSAATLHPSQAAPRFHWWQNRTLRRFARHKLAVLGLIMITVMIFACVVGPYLLPYDELFIDLRARFAPPMTGYHIFGTDPLGRDIAARLFNAGRISLLVGFFAMVLSTLIGTIIGVVAGYYGGRIGAILMRFVDAFLSFPSIFLLLALAAFVKPSPFMITVIIAVTSWMEIARLVEAEVRSLRERDFVMAARMLGLPNGWIMFRELLPNAVGPIIVAATLTVARAILLEAYISFLGYGIQPPLPSWGNMLNGAQQYLDKAPWLAIVPGVAITLAVTSFNFIGDGLRDALDARSDLN; this is encoded by the coding sequence ATGTCCGCTGCAACCCTCCATCCCTCGCAGGCCGCACCGCGGTTTCACTGGTGGCAGAACCGCACGCTGCGCCGTTTCGCCCGCCACAAGCTTGCTGTGCTCGGCCTCATCATGATCACCGTCATGATTTTCGCCTGCGTGGTCGGGCCCTATCTCTTGCCTTACGATGAATTGTTCATCGATCTGCGCGCCCGTTTTGCCCCGCCGATGACCGGTTACCATATTTTCGGCACCGATCCGCTCGGACGCGACATAGCCGCGCGCCTTTTCAATGCCGGCCGCATTTCACTGCTGGTCGGGTTTTTCGCCATGGTGCTGTCGACACTGATCGGCACCATCATCGGTGTCGTTGCCGGTTATTATGGCGGGCGCATCGGCGCGATACTGATGCGTTTCGTCGATGCCTTTCTGTCTTTCCCGAGTATTTTCCTGCTTCTCGCTCTGGCTGCTTTCGTCAAGCCGAGCCCGTTCATGATCACGGTTATCATTGCCGTCACGAGCTGGATGGAAATTGCCCGTCTGGTTGAAGCGGAAGTGCGGTCTCTGCGCGAACGCGACTTCGTCATGGCAGCCCGTATGCTGGGCCTGCCCAATGGCTGGATCATGTTCCGGGAACTGCTGCCGAATGCAGTCGGCCCCATCATCGTTGCCGCGACCCTGACGGTCGCGCGTGCCATCCTTCTGGAGGCCTATATCAGCTTTCTCGGTTATGGCATTCAGCCGCCGCTGCCGAGCTGGGGCAATATGCTGAACGGAGCCCAGCAATATCTCGACAAGGCGCCCTGGCTCGCCATCGTGCCGGGCGTCGCCATCACGCTTGCCGTCACCAGCTTCAATTTCATCGGTGATGGGCTTCGTGATGCGCTTGATGCGCGCAGCGACCTGAACTGA
- a CDS encoding ABC transporter permease: protein MLTFLLHRIWQSLVLLLLVSIIGFAILNLAPGGPLSQFALTPGMTREALDRIAHQMGLDRPLPVQYLEWAWRLLQGDWGKSYRDQRPVLDIISGHLFATLLLMVSSTVVSILVGTWIGIKGATKRYTLFDYTATVGAMVALSIPTFWFGLVAIYVFALRLKWLPAGNMYTIGDQSFYDYAIHLIMPSLVLALVNIAVWSRYMRTATLDVINQDFVRTARAKGLTPRRVLMKHVVGNALLPMITLAGLQLPTILGGALVTETVFTWPGMGRLFLDSLGYHDYPVVMGLLMFSAILVLIGSLLADLMVALVDPRIRLG from the coding sequence ATGCTGACCTTTCTTCTCCATCGAATATGGCAGAGCCTCGTACTTCTGCTGCTTGTCTCGATCATCGGTTTTGCCATCCTCAACCTCGCGCCTGGCGGGCCATTGTCACAATTTGCCCTGACGCCCGGCATGACGCGGGAGGCGCTTGATCGCATCGCCCACCAGATGGGTCTCGATCGACCCTTGCCGGTGCAATATCTCGAATGGGCCTGGCGCCTGCTGCAAGGCGATTGGGGGAAATCCTATCGCGACCAACGTCCGGTTCTCGATATCATCTCCGGGCATTTGTTTGCGACCCTGCTGTTGATGGTCTCATCAACCGTCGTATCCATCCTTGTCGGCACCTGGATCGGTATCAAGGGCGCGACCAAACGTTACACGCTGTTCGATTACACCGCCACGGTCGGGGCCATGGTCGCGCTGTCAATTCCCACCTTCTGGTTCGGGCTGGTGGCCATCTATGTTTTCGCGCTCAGGCTGAAATGGCTACCGGCGGGCAACATGTATACGATCGGCGATCAGTCTTTTTATGACTATGCAATTCACCTGATCATGCCGAGCCTGGTACTTGCTCTCGTCAACATCGCCGTCTGGAGCCGCTACATGCGGACTGCGACGCTTGACGTCATCAATCAGGATTTCGTCCGTACCGCCCGCGCCAAGGGGCTGACCCCGCGCCGGGTTCTGATGAAACACGTCGTCGGCAATGCACTTCTGCCAATGATTACCCTTGCCGGTCTCCAGCTCCCGACGATTCTCGGCGGCGCGCTTGTCACGGAGACGGTCTTTACCTGGCCCGGCATGGGCCGCCTGTTCCTCGATAGCCTTGGTTATCACGACTACCCCGTCGTGATGGGGCTTCTGATGTTTTCCGCAATCCTCGTACTCATCGGAAGCCTGCTCGCTGACCTCATGGTTGCTCTCGTCGATCCCCGCATCCGGCTCGGATAG
- a CDS encoding peptide ABC transporter substrate-binding protein, with amino-acid sequence MSDQNKPLINTTRRQALGLLALGASGVVLSGLPGFSRAMAQDKAAKGQLTVGFSQEPTVFNPHMPHIEVDEGIHFSIFDPLFYVDEKGAFVAALAAEVPTVENGGISADGLNWKVELRDDVKWHDGKPFTAEDVKFTLELLVDPNFRSWRKTGHEFVRDLTVVSPTEITWKMEKPFAPYPSILASTFITPKHLLGAEADRNTAAYNNAPVGTGAFKWKERVAGDYILLDANTEYFGDGPHIERLVYKYVPDLNVMYTQFKTGDIDVVGLQWITPDHYDEAKDLAGKVVNVVPGSTIESLSFNMERPQFKEPAVREALYAAIDKQSIIEALYYGLPTPTESYVPQQSFYYNPDLPKHEYSIEKAKKLLDDAGWVPGADGIRAKDGVKLAFTCSTTAGNHIREQVQQYMQQSFKDIGVEMTISNLPPAVMWGDYWMLSKFDSVIVGLDFLTGPDPDTSDFFRSTSSAAKGGSGQNTWQFVNKDVDDLLAKGGSLFVPEERKAVYLKIQEIMRKELPLLPLFQYATVRGHKQGVENVKPNVNNRIDTWNVATWRLA; translated from the coding sequence ATGTCCGACCAGAACAAGCCGCTTATCAATACCACCCGCCGCCAGGCACTCGGCCTTTTGGCGCTCGGCGCATCCGGCGTCGTCCTTTCCGGTCTTCCGGGTTTTTCCCGCGCCATGGCGCAGGACAAGGCCGCCAAAGGCCAGCTCACGGTCGGCTTCTCGCAGGAGCCTACCGTGTTCAATCCACATATGCCGCATATTGAAGTAGATGAAGGCATCCATTTCAGCATCTTCGACCCGTTGTTTTATGTCGACGAGAAAGGTGCCTTCGTGGCAGCTCTCGCCGCCGAAGTGCCGACGGTCGAAAACGGCGGCATTTCCGCCGATGGTCTCAACTGGAAGGTCGAGCTGCGTGACGACGTCAAATGGCACGACGGCAAGCCGTTCACCGCTGAAGACGTGAAGTTCACGCTTGAACTTCTGGTCGATCCCAACTTCCGTTCATGGCGCAAGACCGGGCACGAATTCGTAAGGGATTTGACCGTGGTTTCGCCGACGGAAATTACCTGGAAGATGGAAAAGCCATTCGCGCCCTATCCCTCGATCCTTGCTTCCACATTTATTACGCCGAAGCACCTCCTAGGTGCGGAAGCTGACCGCAATACCGCCGCCTATAACAACGCGCCGGTCGGAACGGGCGCATTCAAATGGAAGGAGCGGGTTGCGGGTGACTACATTCTGCTCGACGCCAATACCGAGTATTTTGGTGATGGCCCGCATATAGAGCGTCTGGTCTACAAATACGTACCCGACCTGAATGTGATGTACACCCAGTTCAAGACCGGCGACATAGACGTGGTGGGCCTGCAATGGATCACACCCGACCATTATGACGAGGCCAAGGATCTCGCCGGCAAGGTGGTCAACGTCGTGCCCGGCTCGACGATTGAATCCCTCTCGTTCAACATGGAACGTCCACAGTTCAAGGAGCCGGCGGTAAGAGAGGCGCTTTATGCGGCGATCGACAAACAATCGATCATCGAGGCACTTTATTACGGTTTGCCCACACCCACCGAAAGCTACGTTCCGCAGCAGTCTTTCTATTACAATCCAGATCTTCCCAAGCATGAATATTCCATCGAGAAAGCTAAAAAGCTGCTCGACGATGCGGGCTGGGTGCCCGGGGCGGACGGCATACGCGCCAAGGATGGCGTGAAGCTCGCCTTCACCTGCTCCACGACAGCGGGCAATCACATCCGCGAACAGGTTCAGCAATACATGCAGCAATCCTTCAAGGATATCGGCGTGGAGATGACCATTTCGAACCTGCCGCCAGCTGTCATGTGGGGTGACTACTGGATGCTGTCGAAGTTCGATTCGGTTATCGTCGGGCTCGACTTCCTGACCGGCCCGGATCCCGATACCTCCGACTTCTTCCGCTCGACGTCGAGTGCTGCAAAAGGCGGCTCGGGCCAGAATACCTGGCAGTTCGTCAACAAGGACGTCGATGATCTTCTGGCCAAGGGCGGCAGTCTCTTCGTGCCGGAGGAACGCAAGGCCGTCTACCTGAAGATTCAGGAGATCATGCGCAAGGAACTGCCGCTGTTGCCACTGTTCCAGTACGCAACAGTGCGTGGTCACAAGCAGGGCGTCGAAAACGTGAAGCCAAACGTCAATAACCGTATCGATACCTGGAACGTTGCGACCTGGCGTCTGGCGTAA
- a CDS encoding NAD(P)/FAD-dependent oxidoreductase, with amino-acid sequence MPGPYVVPVHGDAELPKEVDVVVIGGGIIGTSTALELVDQGLRVALCEKGGIGHEQSSRNWGWVRISRRDPREVPLMAESLRIWADLNRRTGRETGFKRSGIVFTCANEKEFSEHERWNRNLEGYQIESRMLSAKEFKAKYPHSNMDVAGALYTAGDCRAEPQRAAPAIAEAARDRGAFILTECAVRGLQLSGGKVSGVVTERGEIACKAAVMAGGAWSSLFLGNNGLDLPQLKVMNSVLRTKPLEGGPEEAIWSNGFAIRKRLDGGYTIANGFQNIVDIVPASFRYALKFLPALRHEWRSLDLRLTGRFYDEWRIPRRWALDEASPFEYNRVLDPVPAMDMTDGAFAKLKKAFPVFEKAEISQRWAGMIDVTPDAIPVIDNIDAIPGFHVATGFSGHGFGIGPAAGKLMADIVTGRNPIVDRRDFRFSRFSDGSKIELVSGF; translated from the coding sequence ATGCCCGGTCCTTATGTCGTTCCCGTCCATGGCGATGCGGAATTGCCGAAAGAAGTCGATGTCGTCGTCATTGGCGGCGGCATTATCGGCACCTCCACCGCGCTTGAACTCGTCGATCAGGGGCTACGTGTTGCGCTTTGCGAAAAGGGCGGTATCGGCCACGAGCAGTCGAGCCGCAACTGGGGCTGGGTGCGCATTTCCCGCCGCGATCCACGCGAGGTGCCCTTGATGGCAGAATCGCTGCGCATCTGGGCGGATCTCAATCGTCGTACAGGGCGGGAGACTGGTTTCAAGCGTTCCGGCATCGTCTTTACATGCGCAAACGAAAAGGAATTTTCCGAGCACGAACGCTGGAACCGCAATCTGGAAGGCTACCAGATTGAAAGCCGCATGCTGAGTGCAAAGGAATTCAAGGCGAAATATCCTCATTCCAACATGGATGTCGCCGGTGCGCTCTATACTGCCGGTGATTGCCGGGCCGAGCCGCAGCGCGCCGCGCCTGCCATTGCGGAAGCTGCCCGCGACCGCGGCGCTTTCATTCTGACCGAATGCGCCGTGCGCGGTCTGCAGCTCTCCGGCGGCAAGGTGTCGGGTGTCGTGACAGAGCGCGGTGAAATTGCCTGCAAGGCGGCGGTCATGGCGGGTGGCGCGTGGTCCAGCCTGTTTCTCGGCAACAACGGTCTCGATCTGCCGCAGCTCAAGGTCATGAATTCCGTGCTGCGCACAAAGCCGCTGGAAGGCGGCCCGGAAGAGGCAATCTGGTCGAACGGTTTTGCGATCCGCAAGCGCCTCGACGGCGGATATACGATCGCGAACGGCTTCCAGAACATCGTCGACATCGTGCCCGCATCTTTCCGTTATGCACTGAAATTCCTGCCGGCTCTGCGGCATGAGTGGCGCTCGCTCGACCTGCGCCTGACTGGCCGCTTTTACGATGAATGGCGCATTCCGCGCCGCTGGGCGCTCGATGAGGCTTCACCCTTCGAATATAATCGCGTGCTCGATCCCGTTCCGGCCATGGACATGACGGACGGCGCCTTTGCCAAGCTGAAGAAGGCCTTCCCCGTTTTCGAAAAGGCCGAAATTTCGCAGCGCTGGGCGGGCATGATCGATGTGACGCCCGACGCTATTCCGGTCATCGACAATATCGACGCCATTCCGGGCTTTCATGTTGCAACCGGCTTTTCCGGCCATGGTTTCGGCATCGGCCCGGCGGCGGGAAAACTCATGGCTGATATCGTCACAGGCCGCAATCCGATTGTCGATCGTCGCGATTTCCGTTTCAGCCGCTTCAGCGACGGCTCGAAGATCGAGCTGGTCAGCGGCTTTTGA
- a CDS encoding SDR family NAD(P)-dependent oxidoreductase, with the protein MERTTKRVALISGASRGIGDHIAATLLGEGWSVSLGMRSPSLPQWAVGHEGQVHLAHYDANDASAEKRWADEAYQHFGRIDAVVANAGIMIPKTVIEADDEDIDAMLAVNVKAPRRLVKAAWEALSESGRGRVIILASLSGKRVKSASAGSYSLSKFAAVALAHAIRQAGFESGVRATAVCPGFVATDMATALSERPADQMTQPADLARIIAMLLSLPNEASVAEFAINCQLEEFF; encoded by the coding sequence ATGGAACGAACGACAAAACGCGTTGCTCTCATATCCGGTGCAAGCCGGGGTATAGGCGACCATATCGCTGCTACTCTTCTTGGCGAAGGCTGGTCGGTATCGCTTGGTATGCGCAGCCCGTCGCTGCCGCAATGGGCTGTGGGTCACGAGGGACAGGTCCATCTTGCCCATTATGACGCAAATGATGCGAGTGCGGAGAAGCGCTGGGCCGATGAAGCGTATCAGCATTTCGGTCGTATCGACGCTGTCGTGGCCAATGCCGGCATCATGATACCGAAGACAGTGATCGAAGCGGATGACGAAGACATCGACGCCATGCTTGCGGTCAACGTCAAGGCACCGAGAAGGCTGGTTAAGGCCGCCTGGGAGGCGTTGAGCGAGAGCGGTCGTGGCCGGGTCATCATCCTCGCTTCCCTCTCCGGCAAGCGGGTGAAGTCCGCATCTGCCGGTAGCTATTCTCTCTCCAAATTCGCGGCGGTCGCGCTTGCGCATGCCATCCGACAGGCGGGCTTCGAAAGCGGCGTGCGCGCGACAGCCGTATGCCCCGGTTTCGTTGCGACAGATATGGCGACCGCCTTATCCGAACGGCCGGCGGATCAAATGACCCAGCCCGCCGATCTTGCCCGCATCATTGCCATGCTGCTGTCCTTACCGAATGAGGCTTCCGTCGCCGAATTCGCCATCAATTGCCAGCTTGAGGAGTTTTTCTGA
- a CDS encoding MarR family winged helix-turn-helix transcriptional regulator produces the protein MSKPTENPPTSPTDINLDVLEDTLSFYIRTINLAVSRDLDARLDGLDVAKGTGKITTLLLVDDYPGIRPSVIAHLTMRDRSAMGRIIDQMVSHDLIRREVSQEDSRAQELYITEAGAALATKIREIVPQQSRDFFSFIPEDEQKQVIDILRRAYRHIVGLA, from the coding sequence ATGTCCAAACCAACTGAAAACCCGCCGACATCGCCAACTGATATCAATCTCGACGTGCTTGAAGACACGCTGAGCTTTTACATCCGCACGATCAACCTTGCCGTATCGCGCGATCTCGATGCCCGCTTGGACGGGCTGGATGTGGCGAAGGGAACTGGAAAGATCACGACCCTGCTGCTCGTCGATGACTACCCGGGTATCCGTCCTTCAGTGATAGCTCATCTGACGATGCGGGACCGGTCTGCAATGGGCAGGATCATCGACCAGATGGTGTCGCACGATCTGATACGCCGGGAAGTGTCGCAGGAGGACAGCCGCGCCCAGGAGCTTTACATCACCGAAGCCGGAGCGGCACTTGCAACGAAAATCCGGGAGATCGTTCCGCAGCAATCGCGCGATTTCTTCAGCTTCATCCCGGAAGACGAGCAGAAGCAGGTTATCGACATTTTGCGTCGCGCCTACCGCCATATTGTGGGGCTTGCATGA
- a CDS encoding ABC transporter ATP-binding protein — MSHPTTSADVVLSVRNLTVDLPPGMERTHAVKNISFDLHAGEILCIIGESGSGKSVTASTIMGLLSPVIKVSSGEIHFKGMDILAAREDKIRPLRGQAVSIIFQDPLSALNPLMTIGDQIAEVLEAHGYGTPETRKTKVLDLLEEVGLPDPPLMRLQYPFRLSGGQRQRVMIAMALALDPDVLIADEPTTALDVTTQAQILELIRKIQKRKNMSVMFITHDFGVVAEIADRVVVMEKGYLVEQGRADQVLVNPVHPYTQRLVAAVPRMRSTERSVSEEAPVVLKVENLEKEYRSSGSFFRKARIVKAVNGVSFKLHKGQTLGIVGESGSGKSSLGRVLLKLLEADGGSICFDGRDIAAMDETTFRSLRPYIQMIFQDPFASLNPRHTIGRILTVGPVAHGMALHEARIKALGILKLVGLDEQAYDRYPHEFSGGQRQRIGIARALMFDPVVLVADEAVSALDVSIQAQVLELLARVQAEMKVAMIFITHDLRVASQICDDVLVMHKGTVVEQGPPTKIFRSPAHPYTRKLVAAIPGADWEPAATAVGT, encoded by the coding sequence ATGTCGCATCCAACCACGTCAGCCGACGTGGTGCTGTCCGTTCGCAATCTCACGGTGGATCTTCCGCCGGGAATGGAGCGCACCCACGCGGTCAAGAATATCTCTTTCGACCTCCACGCAGGGGAAATCCTGTGCATTATCGGTGAATCCGGGTCCGGCAAATCCGTCACTGCCAGCACGATCATGGGGCTGTTGTCGCCCGTGATAAAAGTCAGCTCCGGCGAAATCCATTTCAAGGGAATGGACATACTTGCGGCCAGGGAAGATAAAATCCGGCCGCTGCGTGGTCAGGCGGTCTCAATCATTTTCCAGGATCCGCTCTCCGCGCTCAATCCGTTGATGACAATCGGGGATCAGATCGCCGAAGTGCTTGAAGCGCATGGCTATGGAACGCCTGAAACCCGCAAGACCAAGGTTCTGGATCTACTTGAAGAAGTCGGTCTTCCCGACCCGCCTCTGATGCGGCTGCAATATCCATTCCGTCTGTCTGGCGGACAACGCCAGCGGGTCATGATCGCCATGGCACTGGCACTCGATCCGGATGTCCTGATTGCCGATGAGCCAACAACCGCTCTCGACGTTACCACCCAGGCGCAGATCCTTGAGCTCATCCGCAAGATACAGAAGCGCAAGAACATGAGCGTCATGTTCATCACCCACGATTTCGGCGTCGTTGCCGAAATTGCCGATCGCGTCGTGGTGATGGAGAAGGGATATCTTGTGGAGCAGGGAAGGGCGGATCAGGTTCTGGTCAATCCTGTCCACCCCTATACCCAGCGACTTGTCGCTGCGGTTCCGCGGATGCGGAGCACTGAGCGTTCAGTCAGCGAAGAAGCTCCCGTCGTTCTCAAGGTCGAAAATCTTGAGAAGGAATATCGCAGCTCCGGCTCGTTTTTCCGCAAGGCCCGTATCGTCAAGGCGGTCAATGGTGTCAGCTTCAAGCTTCACAAGGGCCAGACCCTCGGTATCGTTGGCGAAAGCGGGTCGGGCAAGTCCTCGCTCGGGCGTGTCCTGCTGAAATTGCTGGAGGCGGATGGCGGTTCAATATGCTTCGATGGCCGTGACATAGCAGCGATGGACGAAACGACGTTTCGATCGTTGCGACCCTATATCCAGATGATTTTTCAGGATCCTTTCGCGTCGCTTAATCCCCGCCATACGATCGGCAGGATCTTGACGGTCGGCCCCGTTGCCCACGGAATGGCTTTGCATGAGGCGAGAATAAAGGCTCTGGGAATTCTGAAGCTCGTGGGGCTGGATGAACAGGCCTATGACCGTTACCCGCACGAATTCTCCGGCGGCCAACGCCAGCGCATCGGCATTGCCCGTGCACTGATGTTTGATCCGGTCGTCCTTGTGGCCGACGAAGCCGTGTCTGCTCTCGACGTTTCCATACAGGCGCAGGTTCTGGAGCTTCTGGCGCGGGTGCAGGCTGAAATGAAGGTGGCGATGATCTTCATCACCCATGACTTGAGAGTCGCAAGCCAGATTTGCGACGATGTGCTTGTCATGCACAAGGGAACGGTTGTCGAACAGGGGCCGCCGACAAAAATCTTCCGGTCGCCGGCCCATCCCTATACCCGGAAACTCGTTGCTGCGATCCCCGGTGCGGATTGGGAACCTGCGGCAACTGCCGTCGGCACATAA